The following are from one region of the Simiduia agarivorans SA1 = DSM 21679 genome:
- the pgi gene encoding glucose-6-phosphate isomerase — translation MTCRTQLPEWQNLAQHAQRLKKQRIADLFEDSSRFDAFSRPMPFGLYDFSKTLLDQPALEALLALARKAGVEGERARMLAGEPFNATEQRAVQHMALRAAADRHPHALGQPVQPQIDAELGKMEQFSDQVRQGRWRGYSGKQITDVVAIGIGGSNLGPQMVCEALASYAEGPALHFVSNVDGVQISRTLAALDPQTTLFVVSSKTFTTRETMANAATARRWLVAHGGEAAVAQHFVAVTSAVDKARAMGISPDNIFAMWDWVGGRFSLWSAIGLPIALYLGMPIFRQILAGARVADEHFTDAPLEQNVPVLMALLGVWHINFLGMPTHAILPYDQALKYLPAYLQQAEMESNGKSVTRTGNPVAYDTGAIVWGQLGIDGQHAFYQLLHQGTHEVALDFIGSAVPVAAPEGHHEQLLANMFAQTQALMNGCDVDAVRKDLLARGYNLDAVEQLVPHKVHRGNRGSCTFLLDKITPASLGSLVALYEHKIFVQGVLWDVCSFDQWGVELGKQLIAGLEQQLTGTEPPQGQDSSTTGLINYYRKLSHSKA, via the coding sequence ATGACTTGTCGCACCCAACTGCCCGAATGGCAAAACCTCGCCCAGCACGCCCAACGGCTCAAAAAACAGCGCATAGCGGATTTGTTTGAAGATAGCAGTCGGTTTGATGCGTTTTCCCGCCCTATGCCCTTTGGGCTGTACGACTTCTCCAAAACCTTGTTGGATCAACCGGCTCTGGAGGCGTTATTGGCGCTGGCGCGCAAGGCCGGTGTGGAAGGCGAGCGCGCGCGCATGCTGGCAGGTGAGCCTTTCAATGCCACCGAGCAACGTGCGGTGCAGCACATGGCGTTGCGGGCGGCGGCCGATCGCCATCCGCACGCGCTGGGCCAACCGGTGCAACCCCAGATTGATGCTGAACTCGGTAAGATGGAGCAGTTCAGTGATCAGGTGCGCCAAGGCCGTTGGCGTGGCTACAGCGGCAAACAAATCACCGATGTGGTGGCCATTGGCATAGGCGGATCGAATCTGGGGCCGCAAATGGTGTGTGAAGCCCTGGCCAGCTATGCCGAGGGGCCAGCGCTGCATTTTGTCAGTAATGTGGATGGCGTTCAGATCAGCCGGACGCTGGCCGCACTGGACCCTCAAACCACGTTATTTGTGGTGTCTTCAAAAACCTTTACCACGCGCGAAACCATGGCCAATGCCGCAACCGCCCGTCGTTGGTTGGTCGCCCACGGTGGCGAGGCGGCAGTGGCGCAACACTTTGTGGCGGTCACCTCGGCGGTGGATAAAGCCCGCGCAATGGGTATTTCACCGGACAATATTTTTGCCATGTGGGATTGGGTGGGAGGGCGCTTTTCGCTCTGGTCTGCCATCGGTCTTCCCATTGCGCTGTATTTGGGGATGCCCATATTCCGTCAGATACTGGCGGGCGCGCGCGTTGCAGACGAGCATTTTACCGACGCACCGCTGGAACAGAATGTGCCGGTATTGATGGCGCTATTGGGTGTCTGGCACATCAATTTTCTCGGCATGCCGACCCACGCGATATTGCCTTACGACCAGGCGTTGAAATATTTACCGGCCTATTTGCAGCAGGCGGAAATGGAAAGTAACGGCAAGTCGGTCACCCGCACCGGTAATCCGGTGGCGTACGACACGGGTGCGATTGTGTGGGGGCAATTGGGGATTGATGGCCAGCATGCGTTTTATCAGTTGCTGCATCAGGGCACCCATGAGGTGGCGTTGGATTTCATCGGTTCGGCGGTACCGGTAGCAGCGCCAGAGGGGCATCATGAACAATTGCTGGCAAATATGTTTGCGCAAACCCAGGCGTTGATGAACGGATGCGATGTGGATGCCGTGCGCAAGGATCTGCTGGCGCGCGGATACAACCTTGACGCGGTTGAACAATTGGTGCCGCACAAAGTGCATCGCGGCAATCGCGGCAGCTGTACATTTTTGCTGGACAAAATTACACCAGCGTCATTGGGCAGTTTGGTCGCGCTGTACGAACACAAAATCTTTGTCCAGGGCGTACTCTGGGATGTGTGTTCGTTCGATCAATGGGGCGTGGAACTGGGTAAACAACTGATTGCCGGTCTGGAGCAGCAATTGACCGGTACGGAGCCGCCCCAGGGACAGGACAGCTCCACCACCGGCTTGATCAATTACTACCGTAAACTGTCCCACAGTAAGGCGTAG